A genomic region of [Eubacterium] eligens ATCC 27750 contains the following coding sequences:
- a CDS encoding SpoIID/LytB domain-containing protein — MKQRTKIIFLAYSALVIFMSSACIYMSCMIKSRYQDTSSEINLYKNVYVTNIEDNTITANMYGNIKKFNTGKIAEDVTGCLCDIIVENGKIVGVNTKTDVVSGKVLSVSQDSVEIEGYGSVKLDEDFIMYEKENSLISNYSSIIVGYALQDFIVADGEVCGAIKNKPLQADNIRVIIKTSGFRDIFFNEAVFCADSGMIVETGEESYETAPGEMVVFNPDTEDFNEGRIKLIPKSGEIQFQSVNRGVGTPSYGGTIEVSLYDEGIVIVNEVGIEDYLKKVVPSEMPSGFNLEALKCQAVCARSYAYTELSNNYYSAYGAHIDDSIQFQVYNNSQRAESTDTAVDETAGQVLSYNGEVVKTYYYSTSCGSTTDVTLWGNTTENYPYFVAECVGGVDRGLTLTVESEFNTFIKGENEADYDYDCTLYRWSMEESVKEISEGFARSTGKNVGNITDIEVLERVNGGAAVKVKVTGDKGETVIDSESAIRAAFGNANVDMNTKSGTTRYANLPSTFCVFEKVTEGKKLTGFKITGGGYGHGIGMSQNAANKMAESMTYAQILEFFYRGTTLTLISSQDND, encoded by the coding sequence ATGAAACAGAGAACAAAAATAATATTCTTAGCCTATTCTGCACTGGTGATTTTTATGTCATCAGCATGTATATATATGTCATGTATGATTAAATCAAGATATCAGGACACATCGTCAGAAATCAATCTTTATAAAAATGTATATGTAACTAATATAGAAGACAATACAATAACTGCCAATATGTATGGTAATATAAAGAAATTCAATACTGGAAAGATAGCAGAAGATGTAACCGGGTGTTTATGTGATATTATCGTTGAGAATGGAAAGATTGTTGGAGTTAATACAAAGACGGATGTTGTAAGTGGAAAGGTGCTGTCAGTTTCACAAGACAGCGTTGAAATTGAAGGTTATGGCTCTGTTAAGCTGGATGAGGACTTTATTATGTATGAAAAAGAAAACTCATTGATAAGTAATTACAGCAGTATAATTGTCGGTTATGCATTACAGGATTTTATTGTGGCGGATGGAGAAGTCTGTGGTGCTATTAAGAATAAACCTTTGCAGGCTGACAATATAAGAGTAATTATCAAGACAAGCGGATTCAGAGATATATTTTTTAATGAAGCAGTTTTTTGTGCTGATTCAGGAATGATAGTTGAGACTGGTGAAGAATCTTATGAGACAGCACCCGGGGAGATGGTTGTGTTTAATCCGGATACAGAAGACTTTAATGAGGGCAGAATAAAACTAATTCCTAAATCAGGTGAGATACAGTTCCAATCAGTAAACAGAGGCGTAGGAACACCTTCATATGGTGGAACTATTGAAGTTTCACTGTATGATGAAGGAATTGTTATTGTAAATGAAGTGGGGATAGAAGATTATCTTAAAAAAGTTGTCCCTAGCGAGATGCCGTCAGGGTTTAATCTTGAAGCACTGAAATGTCAGGCTGTATGTGCAAGAAGCTATGCTTATACGGAACTTTCTAATAACTATTATAGTGCTTATGGAGCACATATTGATGACTCAATACAGTTTCAGGTATATAATAACTCACAGCGGGCAGAATCAACAGATACTGCAGTAGATGAGACAGCGGGACAGGTGCTATCATATAACGGAGAAGTTGTTAAGACATATTACTATTCAACCTCATGTGGAAGCACAACAGACGTTACACTCTGGGGCAATACAACAGAAAACTATCCGTATTTTGTTGCGGAGTGTGTGGGCGGAGTGGACAGAGGACTTACACTGACAGTAGAATCGGAGTTTAATACATTTATAAAAGGTGAAAATGAAGCTGATTATGATTACGACTGCACATTGTACAGATGGAGCATGGAGGAATCTGTTAAAGAGATAAGTGAAGGATTTGCACGTTCTACAGGGAAGAATGTAGGAAACATAACAGATATTGAAGTCCTTGAGCGTGTTAATGGAGGAGCTGCAGTAAAAGTTAAAGTTACAGGTGATAAAGGCGAGACAGTGATAGACAGTGAATCAGCGATTAGGGCAGCATTTGGCAATGCAAATGTGGATATGAACACTAAGTCAGGAACGACAAGATATGCTAATCTCCCAAGCACATTCTGTGTGTTTGAGAAAGTGACGGAGGGAAAGAAGCTTACAGGCTTTAAGATAACAGGAGGTGGCTACGGACATGGAATTGGCATGAGTCAGAATGCTGCCAATAAAATGGCAGAATCCATGACTTACGCGCAGATTCTGGAATTCTTCTACAGAGGTACTACGCTTACTCTGATTTCTTCCCAAGATAATGACTGA
- a CDS encoding RpiB/LacA/LacB family sugar-phosphate isomerase: MRIALINENSQAAKNEMIYASLKKVAESKGHTVDNYGMYSADDKAQLTYVQNGILAAILLNSGAADFVVTGCGTGEGAMLALNSFPGVLCGHVVDPSDAYMFMQINDGNAIALPFAKGFGWGAELNLTYIFEKLFEGEPGGGYPKERVVPEQRNKKILDGVRAVTLKQDLVEVLKELDQDLVKGAVAGEKFEELFFANCKDEKIAEYVKTLR; the protein is encoded by the coding sequence ATGAGAATCGCATTAATTAATGAAAACAGCCAGGCTGCAAAGAACGAGATGATTTATGCATCACTTAAGAAGGTTGCAGAAAGCAAGGGACATACAGTTGATAATTATGGTATGTACTCAGCTGATGATAAAGCACAGCTTACATACGTACAGAACGGTATCCTTGCTGCTATTCTTTTAAACAGCGGTGCTGCTGACTTTGTGGTAACAGGTTGCGGTACTGGTGAAGGTGCTATGTTAGCACTTAACTCTTTCCCTGGAGTTCTCTGTGGACATGTTGTTGATCCTTCAGACGCTTATATGTTCATGCAGATTAACGACGGTAACGCTATTGCTCTTCCATTTGCAAAGGGCTTCGGATGGGGTGCAGAGCTTAACCTCACATACATCTTTGAAAAGCTTTTCGAGGGTGAACCAGGTGGCGGATATCCTAAAGAAAGAGTTGTTCCTGAACAGAGAAACAAGAAGATTCTTGATGGCGTAAGAGCTGTTACTCTTAAGCAGGATCTCGTAGAAGTTCTTAAGGAGCTTGATCAGGATCTCGTTAAGGGTGCTGTTGCAGGTGAGAAGTTTGAAGAGCTTTTCTTTGCTAACTGCAAGGATGAGAAGATTGCTGAGTATGTTAAGACTCTCAGATAA
- the scpB gene encoding SMC-Scp complex subunit ScpB, translating into MMSLEQMEGIIEAVLFTMGDSVEAGKLADAIEQDVDTTVKIVHNLMDKYESENRGIRIIELENSFQLCTKQEYYDALIRVCSQPRRYTLTDAALETLSIIAYKQPVTKIEIENIRGVNSDRAVSKLVELGLVKEVGRLDAPGRPMLFGTTEDFLRSFGVQSIDELPTISEDMVEQYKEEAELELASESFDADNQEDSDGQITLGI; encoded by the coding sequence ATGATGAGTTTAGAACAGATGGAAGGCATAATTGAGGCTGTGCTTTTTACTATGGGTGATTCTGTGGAAGCAGGTAAGCTTGCAGATGCTATAGAACAGGATGTGGATACAACTGTTAAGATAGTACACAATCTTATGGATAAATATGAATCAGAGAACAGGGGAATAAGAATCATTGAGCTTGAGAACAGCTTCCAGCTGTGTACCAAGCAGGAATATTATGATGCACTAATAAGAGTTTGCAGCCAGCCAAGAAGATACACACTGACAGATGCGGCATTAGAGACGTTGTCGATAATAGCATATAAGCAGCCTGTAACTAAGATTGAGATAGAGAATATCAGAGGTGTTAATTCAGACAGAGCAGTAAGCAAGCTTGTTGAACTTGGTCTTGTGAAGGAAGTTGGAAGACTTGATGCACCGGGAAGACCAATGCTTTTTGGAACAACAGAGGATTTTTTAAGGTCATTTGGAGTACAGTCTATAGATGAGCTTCCAACAATCAGTGAAGATATGGTTGAACAATATAAGGAAGAGGCAGAGTTAGAGCTTGCAAGCGAAAGCTTTGATGCAGATAATCAGGAAGATTCTGATGGTCAGATAACATTAGGAATATAG
- a CDS encoding pectinesterase family protein encodes MITVAKDNSGDFNSIQQAVDSIPAGTPETIYIKKGIYKERVEVRKNNISFVGESTDDTIITESYYARMIMPDGSKRGTFRSYTFFVYADNFTASNLTFENAAGFGDEFGQAIAVYAEGDNITFRNCKILGHQDTLFTGPLPMKEKQPGGFTGPTIDGIRRVVHQLYEDCYIAGEIDFIFGSATAYFKNCTLFALNRNQEINAFYTAPSTYEGQAFGYVFESCTFTGNCPPKSVALSRPWRIHAKTVLLNCSYSDQIIDEGFTDWNKPESHETVYYAEYNGHGEGFKPEKRAAYVHQLNESEAALYTLENVMNS; translated from the coding sequence ATGATTACTGTAGCTAAAGATAATTCCGGAGATTTTAATTCTATCCAGCAGGCTGTTGATTCAATTCCAGCCGGAACCCCTGAAACTATCTATATCAAAAAAGGAATATATAAAGAACGCGTTGAAGTCAGAAAGAATAATATATCATTTGTTGGTGAAAGCACTGATGATACTATAATAACAGAAAGCTATTATGCAAGAATGATTATGCCTGATGGCTCTAAACGTGGAACTTTCCGTTCTTATACATTTTTCGTCTACGCAGACAATTTTACTGCCAGCAATTTAACTTTTGAAAATGCAGCCGGATTCGGTGATGAATTTGGCCAGGCGATTGCAGTATATGCCGAAGGGGATAACATAACTTTCAGGAACTGCAAAATTCTCGGTCATCAGGATACTCTGTTCACCGGTCCTCTTCCAATGAAAGAAAAGCAGCCTGGTGGTTTCACCGGACCTACAATTGACGGAATACGCCGTGTTGTCCACCAGTTATATGAAGACTGCTACATTGCAGGAGAAATTGATTTTATATTTGGAAGTGCTACTGCTTACTTTAAAAACTGCACCCTTTTTGCACTGAACAGAAATCAGGAAATCAATGCTTTCTATACAGCACCTTCTACATATGAAGGACAGGCTTTTGGTTATGTATTTGAGAGCTGTACATTTACAGGTAACTGTCCTCCAAAAAGTGTTGCTTTAAGCAGGCCATGGAGAATACATGCCAAAACAGTTCTTCTTAACTGCAGCTATTCCGATCAGATAATTGATGAAGGATTTACTGACTGGAACAAGCCCGAATCGCATGAAACTGTATATTATGCAGAATACAACGGACATGGAGAAGGTTTTAAGCCTGAAAAAAGAGCAGCTTATGTTCATCAGTTAAATGAATCAGAAGCTGCCCTCTATACTCTTGAAAATGTTATGAATTCCTAA
- a CDS encoding segregation and condensation protein A: protein MGISVKLQVFEGPLDLLLHLIDKNKVNIYDIPIAMITEQYMEYVEQLKKEDLNVVSEFLVMAATLLDIKSRMLLPKEVDEEGNEEDPRAELVEKLLEYKLYKAMAQELKDKHTDAERTYYKKQSIPEAVAAYTPPVDLTEVIGDTTLMRLNRIFADVCKRKEDKIDPVRSKFGKIEKEEVTMSEKLVDIKAFMMEHEAFSFRELLWNNPSKVAVIVTFLVVLELIKTGFVEVKQECPEDDIFIRVVRDPELIEDITEE, encoded by the coding sequence ATGGGAATAAGTGTTAAGCTTCAGGTGTTTGAAGGACCTTTAGATCTTCTTTTACATTTGATAGATAAGAATAAAGTTAATATATATGATATTCCGATTGCAATGATTACAGAACAGTATATGGAATATGTTGAGCAGCTAAAGAAGGAAGATCTTAATGTGGTAAGTGAGTTCCTTGTAATGGCGGCAACTCTTCTTGATATTAAGTCAAGAATGTTACTTCCTAAGGAAGTGGATGAGGAAGGCAATGAGGAAGATCCAAGAGCAGAGCTTGTTGAAAAGCTGTTAGAGTACAAGCTGTATAAGGCTATGGCACAGGAATTAAAGGACAAGCATACAGATGCAGAGAGAACCTATTATAAGAAGCAGAGTATTCCGGAGGCGGTTGCAGCATATACACCGCCGGTTGATCTTACAGAGGTTATTGGTGATACAACACTTATGCGTCTTAACAGAATATTTGCTGATGTTTGTAAACGTAAGGAAGATAAGATAGATCCTGTACGAAGCAAGTTTGGAAAGATTGAGAAAGAAGAAGTTACCATGAGTGAAAAGCTTGTGGATATTAAAGCATTTATGATGGAGCATGAAGCTTTTAGTTTTAGGGAGCTTTTGTGGAATAATCCGTCAAAGGTTGCTGTTATAGTAACATTTTTAGTTGTGTTAGAGCTTATTAAGACTGGATTTGTTGAGGTTAAGCAGGAATGCCCGGAGGATGATATATTCATAAGGGTGGTCAGGGATCCTGAGCTTATTGAAGATATAACAGAGGAGTAG
- a CDS encoding YihY/virulence factor BrkB family protein, producing MLNLILLIKRIVTKISEDRIGDYASSACYYLMLSFFPFFIGLLSLIKFLPVSKADLLKVIYGVLPTQLQPIVQAMLTDIYDNSTTALTLITAIAIIWAAGKGFMAIVRGLKQIYRKDNQKNWLFQRIRASIYALIFMILIIASLILMVFGNNIMNFTMKYIPQLTNVVVIFRGIFNSKHFLFPSIFTLFFTIAFSLVSRRGKKFYKEIPGAFFSALGWYLFTALYSLYVGHSPNFSYMYGSLATIIIALIWMYACMIIIFIGAEINYFINDEKIFSHYLGKKSE from the coding sequence ATGCTCAATTTAATATTATTAATTAAAAGAATTGTCACTAAAATATCTGAAGACCGCATCGGCGACTACGCATCCTCAGCATGTTACTATCTTATGCTGAGCTTTTTCCCGTTCTTTATTGGTCTTTTAAGCCTTATAAAGTTTCTGCCAGTTTCCAAAGCAGACCTTCTAAAGGTTATTTATGGCGTTCTTCCAACTCAGCTGCAGCCTATTGTCCAGGCAATGCTCACTGATATATATGACAATTCAACAACTGCATTAACCCTCATTACTGCAATTGCTATCATATGGGCTGCCGGTAAAGGTTTCATGGCTATAGTCCGTGGATTAAAACAGATATACAGAAAAGATAACCAGAAGAACTGGCTTTTCCAGAGAATAAGAGCAAGTATCTATGCCCTTATATTTATGATTCTTATTATTGCCAGCCTTATACTTATGGTATTTGGTAACAATATTATGAACTTCACTATGAAATATATACCACAGCTTACTAATGTAGTCGTGATATTCAGAGGTATATTTAACAGTAAACATTTTCTCTTTCCAAGTATATTCACACTCTTCTTTACTATAGCATTCTCACTTGTATCAAGAAGAGGAAAAAAGTTCTATAAAGAGATTCCAGGAGCTTTCTTTTCTGCTTTAGGATGGTATCTTTTTACAGCACTGTATTCTCTTTATGTTGGCCACTCACCGAACTTTTCATACATGTACGGAAGTCTTGCTACTATCATCATAGCACTTATATGGATGTATGCCTGTATGATTATAATATTCATCGGTGCAGAGATTAACTACTTCATCAATGATGAAAAAATATTCAGTCATTATCTTGGGAAGAAATCAGAGTAA
- a CDS encoding aminopeptidase, with protein sequence MERKNAWKKYSDEDKNNVFTFADEYKTFISECKTERECVKKAVELAKKAGYRDLQEIIAANETLKAGDKVYAVNMKKAIVLFNIGSEPISTGMNILGAHIDSPRLDIKQNPMYEDSDLVLLDTHYYGGIKKYQWVAIPLALHGVVALKNGECVEVVIGEDADDAVVGVSDLLIHLAAKQMEKKGSSVVEGEDLDILIGSMPAASDSDNTDEDKEEKEAVKKNILAILKEKYGIEEEDFLSAELEAVPAGPARDYGLDRSMIMGYGHDDRVCAYPSLIALLNTPQVNRTGVCILVDKEEIGSVGATGMHSRFFENMVAEVMDRCGDYSELKLRRALANSYMLSSDVSAAYDPNYASVFEKKNSAFFGKGMVFNKYTGSRGKSGSNDASAEFIGKLRKVMDDAAVYFQMAELGKVDAGGGGTIAYILANLDMNVIDSGIAVQNMHAPYEVISKADLYETLKGYEAFLQM encoded by the coding sequence ATGGAAAGAAAGAATGCATGGAAGAAATATTCAGACGAAGATAAGAACAATGTATTCACATTTGCAGATGAATATAAGACTTTTATATCTGAGTGTAAGACAGAAAGAGAATGTGTAAAAAAGGCTGTAGAATTGGCAAAGAAAGCCGGATACAGAGATTTACAGGAGATAATAGCAGCCAATGAGACACTTAAAGCAGGCGATAAGGTATATGCCGTTAATATGAAGAAGGCAATAGTGCTTTTTAATATTGGAAGTGAACCGATAAGTACCGGCATGAATATACTTGGGGCACATATTGATTCACCAAGACTTGATATCAAGCAGAATCCTATGTATGAAGATTCAGACCTGGTACTTCTTGATACACATTATTATGGAGGAATCAAGAAATACCAGTGGGTAGCAATTCCTCTTGCACTTCATGGTGTTGTTGCATTAAAGAATGGCGAATGTGTTGAAGTTGTAATCGGAGAAGATGCTGACGATGCGGTTGTCGGAGTATCAGACCTTCTTATACACCTGGCTGCTAAACAGATGGAAAAGAAAGGAAGCTCGGTGGTTGAGGGCGAGGACCTTGATATCCTTATAGGAAGCATGCCGGCAGCATCAGACAGTGATAATACAGATGAGGATAAGGAAGAAAAGGAAGCAGTTAAGAAGAATATTCTTGCAATTCTTAAAGAAAAATATGGGATTGAAGAGGAAGATTTCTTATCAGCAGAGCTTGAGGCTGTTCCGGCAGGACCTGCAAGAGATTATGGTCTGGACAGAAGCATGATTATGGGATATGGCCATGATGACAGAGTGTGTGCTTATCCGTCGCTTATTGCACTTCTTAATACACCACAGGTTAACAGAACAGGTGTGTGCATACTTGTGGATAAAGAGGAGATAGGAAGCGTCGGCGCAACAGGTATGCATTCAAGATTCTTTGAAAATATGGTCGCAGAGGTTATGGACAGATGTGGTGATTATTCAGAGCTTAAATTAAGAAGAGCGCTTGCTAATTCTTATATGTTATCATCAGATGTAAGTGCAGCATATGACCCTAATTATGCATCAGTGTTTGAAAAGAAGAATTCAGCATTCTTTGGAAAAGGTATGGTATTTAACAAGTACACAGGTTCAAGAGGTAAGAGCGGTTCTAATGATGCTTCTGCTGAGTTCATTGGAAAGTTAAGAAAAGTTATGGATGATGCAGCTGTGTACTTCCAGATGGCAGAGCTTGGAAAGGTAGATGCAGGCGGTGGCGGAACAATTGCATATATCTTGGCTAATCTTGATATGAATGTAATCGACAGTGGAATTGCTGTACAGAATATGCATGCACCATACGAGGTAATAAGCAAGGCTGACCTATATGAGACATTAAAGGGGTATGAAGCATTTTTACAGATGTAA
- a CDS encoding sigma-70 domain-containing protein: MAENKDSQAAFMEAVGSIKEYAKVNGNIVTREDVHSFFKDMALDDAKFQMISGYLMANGIKIQGEDSVDNEFLKLMESASDDNIDESGQHISKEEQEDKKVADDIVSHLDYEEDEKYLKIYLQDISGIQPMTDVTRSYLLMNIVEDNDKESLKLFTESYLEKIASWIEPFRGKGVLACDLVQEANLAMTAYIGQQEWLNNYEWKDKIKEGGQEDLLNVLKGIDEAVKELIEGSLNMLIDEQTDVNMVSGKILNKVNLVNDWGTRLKEELGRKPTVEEVAKNMGVAENVVLEAIRLSSETIEDIKYEKTVPKE; this comes from the coding sequence ATGGCTGAAAATAAAGATTCCCAGGCAGCATTTATGGAGGCTGTCGGAAGCATTAAAGAATATGCCAAGGTTAATGGCAATATTGTTACAAGAGAGGATGTACACAGCTTTTTTAAAGATATGGCATTAGATGATGCCAAATTCCAGATGATTTCAGGATATCTGATGGCTAATGGAATTAAGATACAGGGTGAAGACAGCGTAGATAATGAATTCCTAAAGCTGATGGAAAGTGCCTCAGATGATAATATTGATGAGTCAGGACAACATATTTCTAAGGAAGAGCAGGAAGATAAGAAGGTTGCGGATGATATTGTAAGTCATCTTGATTACGAAGAGGATGAGAAGTATCTGAAAATATATCTTCAGGATATATCAGGAATACAGCCTATGACAGATGTTACAAGGTCATATCTTCTTATGAACATAGTTGAGGACAATGATAAAGAATCACTAAAACTGTTTACAGAAAGTTATCTTGAAAAGATTGCGTCATGGATAGAACCATTCAGAGGAAAGGGAGTTCTTGCATGTGACCTTGTACAGGAGGCCAATCTGGCTATGACAGCATATATAGGACAGCAGGAATGGCTTAATAATTATGAGTGGAAGGATAAGATTAAAGAAGGTGGACAGGAAGACCTTCTTAATGTGCTTAAAGGAATTGACGAAGCAGTTAAGGAGCTTATTGAAGGCAGTCTTAATATGCTTATAGATGAACAGACGGATGTTAATATGGTTTCGGGAAAAATTCTCAATAAAGTCAATCTTGTAAATGACTGGGGAACAAGACTTAAAGAAGAATTAGGAAGAAAACCTACGGTGGAAGAAGTAGCCAAGAACATGGGAGTTGCAGAAAATGTGGTACTTGAGGCTATCAGGCTTTCAAGTGAAACAATTGAAGATATCAAGTACGAAAAGACGGTTCCTAAAGAATAA
- the pckA gene encoding phosphoenolpyruvate carboxykinase (ATP) gives MAKIDLSKYGITGATEIVYNPSYELLFEEETKSTNEGYEVGKESELGAVDVMTGIYTGRSPKDKYIVVDENSKDTVWWTSDEYKNDNHPMSEDVWAKVKDIAKAELSNKKLFVVDAFCGANKDTRMAVRFIVEVAWQAHFVTNMFIKPTAEELENFEPDFVVYNASKAKVENYAELGLNSETCVAFNITSHEQVIINTWYGGEMKKGMFSMMNYYLPLKGIASMHCSANTDKNGENTAIFFGLSGTGKTTLSTDPKRLLIGDDEHGWDDNGVFNFEGGCYAKVINLDKDSEPDIYNAIKRNALLENVTLDENGKIDFADKSVTENTRVSYPINHIENIVRPISSAPAAKNVIFLSADAFGVLPPVSILTPEQTQYYFLSGFTAKLAGTERGITEPTPTFSACFGQAFLELHPTKYAAELVKKMEKSGAKAYLVNTGWNGTGKRISIKDTRGIIDAILSGAINTAPTKKIPMFNFEVPTELPGVDPAILDPRDTYADASEWETKAKDLAARFNKNFVKYTGNEAGKALVAAGPQL, from the coding sequence ATGGCAAAAATCGATTTAAGCAAGTATGGCATCACAGGTGCTACAGAGATCGTCTACAATCCTTCTTATGAATTATTATTCGAGGAAGAGACTAAGTCTACTAACGAAGGTTATGAAGTTGGTAAGGAAAGCGAACTTGGAGCTGTTGATGTTATGACAGGTATCTATACAGGTCGTTCTCCTAAAGACAAGTACATTGTTGTTGATGAGAACTCTAAGGACACTGTATGGTGGACATCAGATGAGTATAAGAACGATAACCACCCAATGTCAGAAGATGTATGGGCTAAGGTTAAGGACATCGCTAAGGCAGAGCTTTCTAATAAGAAACTTTTCGTAGTTGATGCATTTTGTGGAGCTAACAAGGACACAAGAATGGCAGTTCGTTTCATCGTTGAAGTTGCTTGGCAGGCACATTTTGTAACTAATATGTTCATTAAGCCAACAGCAGAAGAACTTGAGAACTTCGAGCCAGATTTCGTTGTATATAATGCTTCTAAGGCTAAGGTTGAGAACTATGCTGAATTAGGCCTTAACTCAGAGACATGTGTTGCATTCAACATTACAAGCCATGAGCAGGTAATCATTAATACATGGTATGGTGGAGAGATGAAGAAGGGTATGTTCTCTATGATGAACTACTACCTTCCATTAAAGGGTATTGCTTCAATGCACTGCTCAGCTAACACAGATAAGAACGGAGAGAATACAGCAATCTTCTTTGGTCTTTCAGGAACAGGTAAGACAACACTTTCAACAGATCCTAAGAGACTCCTTATCGGTGATGATGAGCATGGTTGGGATGACAATGGCGTATTCAACTTCGAAGGTGGATGCTACGCTAAGGTTATCAACCTTGATAAGGACTCAGAGCCAGATATCTACAATGCAATTAAGAGAAACGCTCTTCTTGAGAACGTTACACTTGATGAGAATGGAAAGATTGATTTTGCAGATAAGAGCGTAACAGAGAATACTCGTGTATCTTACCCAATCAATCATATTGAGAATATAGTAAGACCAATTTCTTCAGCTCCAGCAGCTAAGAATGTAATCTTCCTTTCAGCAGATGCTTTCGGAGTACTTCCTCCAGTATCTATTCTTACACCAGAGCAGACACAGTACTACTTCCTTTCAGGATTTACTGCTAAGCTTGCTGGTACAGAGAGAGGAATCACAGAGCCTACACCTACATTCTCAGCTTGCTTCGGACAGGCATTCCTTGAGCTTCATCCTACAAAGTATGCAGCAGAGCTTGTTAAGAAGATGGAAAAGAGTGGAGCTAAGGCTTACTTAGTTAACACAGGATGGAATGGAACAGGTAAGAGAATCTCTATTAAGGATACTCGTGGTATCATTGATGCTATCCTTTCAGGTGCTATTAATACAGCTCCAACAAAGAAGATTCCTATGTTCAACTTTGAAGTTCCTACAGAGCTTCCTGGAGTAGATCCAGCAATCCTTGATCCAAGAGATACATATGCTGATGCTTCTGAGTGGGAGACTAAGGCTAAGGATCTTGCTGCAAGATTCAATAAGAACTTTGTTAAGTACACAGGTAACGAAGCTGGTAAGGCTTTAGTTGCTGCTGGTCCACAGCTTTAA
- a CDS encoding biotin transporter BioY, whose translation MKSKKVTIYQLTFMAMMAAVTCILGPLSVPIGQIPISLTNLVIYFTVFVLGIWAGTGSYGIYLLLGAVGLPVFSGFAGGLGKLLGPTGGYLIGFIFMALIGGAVIELSHRNIFLTMLGWVVGTAVAYAFGTVWFVYLMKCSVTYALTVCVYPFIGFDIVKIVIATLLGKTVRYAITKAGFIQKAA comes from the coding sequence ATGAAAAGTAAAAAGGTTACTATTTATCAGCTGACATTTATGGCTATGATGGCAGCAGTTACATGTATTCTTGGACCACTTTCAGTTCCAATTGGTCAGATTCCAATATCTCTTACTAATCTTGTGATTTATTTCACAGTATTTGTACTGGGCATATGGGCAGGAACAGGAAGCTATGGAATATATCTGCTGCTTGGTGCTGTAGGACTTCCTGTATTTTCAGGATTTGCTGGTGGATTAGGAAAGCTTCTTGGACCAACAGGAGGATATCTTATAGGTTTCATATTCATGGCACTTATTGGAGGAGCTGTGATTGAGCTTTCACACAGAAATATTTTTCTTACAATGCTTGGCTGGGTAGTTGGAACTGCTGTTGCATACGCATTTGGTACGGTATGGTTTGTATACCTTATGAAATGTTCAGTCACATATGCACTTACAGTATGTGTATATCCATTTATCGGATTTGATATTGTTAAGATAGTTATTGCAACACTTCTTGGAAAGACAGTAAGATATGCAATAACTAAAGCTGGTTTTATACAGAAAGCAGCATAA
- a CDS encoding GNAT family N-acetyltransferase: MIRIVEDMRDVNIYLSLRKQVGWIKLDENQAQRALDNSVKVFTVYDDGKPIGMGRVVGDMSVISYIQDLIIIPEYQSKHIGSMLIEHIIDYVKGITQDGTRMMLCLMCAKGREIFYEKHGFIARPTPELGPGMIQYILQ; this comes from the coding sequence ATGATAAGAATAGTAGAAGATATGAGAGATGTTAATATATATCTTTCATTAAGAAAACAGGTTGGCTGGATTAAGTTGGATGAAAATCAGGCTCAGAGAGCATTGGATAACAGCGTGAAAGTATTCACAGTATATGATGATGGCAAGCCTATAGGAATGGGCAGAGTGGTTGGAGATATGTCTGTAATCAGCTATATCCAGGATTTAATAATAATACCGGAATATCAGAGTAAGCACATAGGAAGCATGCTTATAGAACATATAATAGATTATGTCAAAGGAATTACTCAGGATGGCACAAGAATGATGCTTTGTCTGATGTGTGCCAAGGGAAGAGAGATATTCTATGAAAAGCATGGATTTATCGCAAGGCCGACACCAGAGCTTGGACCGGGAATGATACAGTATATATTACAATAG